The sequence ATAATTTATTACAAGAAGTGGAATACGCGgaaaatagaataaaaaacCATATATACATTGGGGAAAAGCAAGATTTATGTATAATATAGAAAGTTGAAACCATGGTTTTGCAGTGCTTGGAACTGTGGAAGCTTTTCATGAAGTTGCCAGTAGTTTTAGCGGAAGCAGTTGGCTGTATCATTAATCACGTCAATTCTTTGATTCCAACCAATCATAATTATCCGATTTCTTCCACTCCTTATATTGGTCTTCtcccttaattttttttatagattttatttGTTCAAAGAGTATTATAGTTTGTATAAGATATAGTTTTTTCTGTAAATagtatttgtttctgaatgtatcaattatatcattaattatttttgcTGAATTAATTTCTTGGCCGACCGTTTCCTAGACAATAAGTAACCTTAAACTCTCAGAAGAGATTTGTGAATGGAGGTGAAATTGAATCCCGAAGATCAGAGTACAGGGCATAGAGTGAGTACTGCCGGAGATTAGCAAGGACAACATCGTTTTTGTCGGTGCCGGAGAAAGCTAGCTGCATGCCGATGTCACAGTTAACAGGccctccatttttttttacatttggaGTTCGGGATCGCCCTATCCGTGTTGTTAAGGCAGATAAACAAGTAGCGGGGTGCAAGAACCGCAGCCGAACTTTTTCCAGAACAGGTTTTGGAGTGTGCCTTTATGGAACTGAAGAACCTGTGGGAAAAATGTTTGAGTGAGTCGGAGATATGCAAAGAAAAGGGCTGAAATGCTATTGATCAACAGTGTGTCAAATCAAAAGCCGAGGGGATCGAGAATTATCGGACGCGCCTGGTATCAAAGAGTCAGAGATACATATATGGTGCAATGCAAACAGAGTTCGgctatatttgaaattcaaatcaGAGCTCGATTTGATCCAATAgagttttgattaaaaaaatatacaacttAAACCAGTAAGTTATATTTACCCTATAATATGACTCTTTCAACTTATATATCACGATCAAATATGCAACTATTGCACCAAGAGTTgtaaatgaattcgataacgatgtgatatatctttgagtaataataataataacatcaTATGTggatgtgcaactaggaaaacacataTCCCTAAATTATGTCTTCTCTGGTGGGCGAGCTGCGAATCCCCTACTACAACGCATTGATTCGTATGTATTTCGAAAATATATTCAAACTCGTCACCTGATAATCTTCAATGGAGTCAATAaacagatcaaagtgcatgctaataTGCAGAGCTTTCATGTTGTCTTGggtcaaatgactaatggtgtacTAACATAATCACGAattattccactcgataaatgataaccacttgaaaagttcgATAGAGGGTTGTTAAGCGCTttatcaaatgatcactcatctgtatgaatgcACATACATCTATGtgcccttaccaatgaaacgtgACATTTTAatcacagatgttagtctcaagctcTAGCAACATTTATTCTCGTTTTATGTTGCTTAATCGACTAGAAActtatttagaatatacagtacatTTCCTAACTAATTTCATGATCCACTAGACTCGTGGACCTCACAGtacttataatatattcaaggatTTGATCTATGCATCTTGCAAGAGtgtacagataaagtaaatacAATAATTAGAAAAAACcgcaaaatattattaaaataaagattattcgCTGGATACCTACTCTAACAAAGTACGAGATTTGTTACATGGTAGAAACGGCCGGCCCGAAGTATCATTgcgaaatgtaaataaataaaatatcttcGAGTTCAAGGGGAAGAAACAAAAGGAGATTTGATGACGTTTCCCGATGGAAGAAGGAAAGGAAAGGAAAGGAAAGAAATGGATCGTTATGGAAATTACATCGGCGTTGGATGCAAGGAAAACGATTTGGTTGACAGATTCACTGCTCACTTTCTCGTGTTAGTATATGTATCAAAAGAGTGCTTCTTATGGTGATAATACTCATTTAATGGACGGTGACCCATGTTGCagggtatatatatattaatacatagtagaaaaatatatgaaattcgTGAAGTTTTTATTGTCTTTGTTCTTCTTGATTCGAAGAAAAGCATCTTTACAATCAAGAACAGcgtaaacatatatatatgtgtggaTACAAGAAACAAAACATTGAAGCATTTCTTACAATTTAGTGTAATCATGTAACTCACACAAATCACACCATTCTAGTTTTGAGTTGTCTTCAATCTCTTCTTCCCTGgcaaatttgattaaattaaggTTCGAAATTCATCTTTTACGACATGTCCTAATCCGTAAATGGAATCTTCCACTTTGCGGTCCAAATAATGGACACCCGTGACCACAGTGGCAGCCCAGGATACCGTCGTTCCATTGGTGAGACGGTTAAAGGCAGCCACAGGTACCTCGAGTCCCTTAAATCAGCTGTATTCCATCTATCTGCCATGAAAACAAATGATCCAAGAGGCGAGCCTGGAGGCATCGGGATCACGAATGTACCCTGAGAAAAGAATGTAGCAGCTCTAAAAACTTTATTCGCACCCACACAAGGGTTCCCTATAGTCTCCCAAGGCCCGAAAATAGAGTCCGCCTCATGCACCAATGCCTCGTTCGGCGCTAAACCGCTGCACCCGGAGGTGATCATGTAGTAAATCCCTAGATTCTTGAACAAAACAGGCGCTGCCCGGTGCTGTCCCACGAGTACCTTAGCCATATCAGATGTAACATCAAGATAATCTTCATTCAAGCTACTAATGTGAATTTCTTTGTTTTCCAAAGAACAGTATATCAGATAGGCCATCCCAATATTATCGTCTTGGAAAACCGTCATATCCCTACTGTCGAATCCATTCGAGCTTCGACTGTAAAGATACTCAAATGGTCCGGTGCGGGAATCGCTGATCGCCACCCCAACCAAGGCTTTCGCGTAGGTGACATCATCGACATGAATCCACATTACATATTTTCCACTCCTCTCATTGTATATCACCCTAGGCCGCCTTTCAACCACATTCATCTTATACAGATCATGATTCTCAATTCTTTCTTCTGCAGGTAACAAGATTCCCTCATTCTTCCAACTCCACAAATCTTTCGAAGAATAGCAACAGATGCCGATGAAATCGACACGGGGTGTGCCCGTTTCAGGAGAAAGATAAGTAGATCCATTCTTACTCTCACCATACCAATAATAAGTTTCTGATTTTTTATCAAACAAAATGCCCCCTCCATGTGCCTGGATAGGATTTCCATCTGTGTCAAGCCACACATGCTCTggtaaataataaatgctggTTTCATTATCTGCATTGTTTCTTGGATCGACAAGACCAAAATATTCAGGTCTTGGGAAGAAGATTGACCGAGTAAGAGACAAGGGATCGAGATATTCGTCGTTGAAATTGGTTTTCTCGGGAGATTTGAGTCCATATGGTGGGAGAAGTGTCAGTTGCTCAACTAGACCGATATCACGGAGATATAAAGGGTGGATGGAAAGAATGCTAGCAAGTTTTATTTTCTCAACGTGTATGTTCACTTTTTGGATGAAggatttgttggatctcggttttctcgtgcccaaaacgcagcggaagttttaaaatttttaattttattttgacaatcaaaatatttgtttgagcactcgtatggttttataaattaaacatacataggatgtttaaaactttatacctttggtgaaataTTCACACGACTCTAACTATTCCGGGGttagcggatatagctcttgctGAAAATCCCTACAACTTTCTTCAAATCTCCTTCTTTAATCTTCGAATTAGGTGCACGACCGgattacttgttcctcttctaacttgtactagaaagtatagaagatgttttgcgtagagataaAACACCGAAGAAATCGACCCACTACCTCTTAATTAAGGTGGCCGAAACTTCTTGCAACCAGAGAGCAGCACTCTAAAAGAAGAGCCGAAAGTGTATCTTTAAGAAGAAGAAACTTTCGGATGCCACATCACTGAAACAAGAATCAAAATCTTATAATTATGTCTAATCttcaatttacttaattaattagaataattaaatcaattaaagatCCTACAAATCTTTGCATGCCAAATCATGAAACTCTCGGATGCATGTTAATAAATAAgaatcaaattattattattattatttttctaatcatttctttacttaattaatctaattaattaagttaattaaagattccaaaaaaaaaatgcatccCATATCATGGTCAATCTCCAATGATGCATATATTTCTTGTAATATCatgcatcattattattttgctttgtatgcaagtttttaaaattatggtatcatgaatattttcatattacataaatcaataccatattttataaaaacttaatgggctatattttaactcaattaaaatataattaatcattaaagcatatttgaactttaataaatttgcatgatgagcttatactcttacaagctcaTGATTCATGCTctcattacatt comes from Primulina huaijiensis isolate GDHJ02 chromosome 17, ASM1229523v2, whole genome shotgun sequence and encodes:
- the LOC140963275 gene encoding uncharacterized protein, with product MIEDLLMLKPTIFCGVPRVFDRIYTGIMEKIAAGGLLKKSLFQKPRSNKSFIQKVNIHVEKIKLASILSIHPLYLRDIGLVEQLTLLPPYGLKSPEKTNFNDEYLDPLSLTRSIFFPRPEYFGLVDPRNNADNETSIYYLPEHVWLDTDGNPIQAHGGGILFDKKSETYYWYGESKNGSTYLSPETGTPRVDFIGICCYSSKDLWSWKNEGILLPAEERIENHDLYKMNVVERRPRVIYNERSGKYVMWIHVDDVTYAKALVGVAISDSRTGPFEYLYSRSSNGFDSRDMTVFQDDNIGMAYLIYCSLENKEIHISSLNEDYLDVTSDMAKVLVGQHRAAPVLFKNLGIYYMITSGCSGLAPNEALVHEADSIFGPWETIGNPCVGANKVFRAATFFSQGTFVIPMPPGSPLGSFVFMADRWNTADLRDSRYLWLPLTVSPMERRYPGLPLWSRVSIIWTAKWKIPFTD